In Campylobacter sp. VBCF_01 NA2, one DNA window encodes the following:
- a CDS encoding L-lactate permease — protein MHTLLAFLPIIVILVMMIGFKLSSKLSLSVAMFLAIGIALSAFSVNADGTSVLAYVLLGFMKAFDILVIIFGAILILNTMKYSGAMQSINNGFTKISTDRRVQVLIIGWAFGAFIEGAAGFGTPAALAAPLLVGLGFPALSAALACLVLNSSPVSYGAVGTPTFGVKTTVQSLVEGSGGNIEPYITTVSTNTAIIHSVGAIFIPFIVVMIMVKLFGKNRSFKDALPALPFAMLASVSFIVPYLIGAKFLGIELPSLLAGLISLGILIASAKAGFMTPKENWDFVPRAQWQEFWIGSTQASENAPKQEESSKKEMPLFMAWLPYILISFILVVTRIPAIGLKPILQSWKINLFTAPDNLMFGVPGTAYSFNYGYLPGIIPFILVAILTIFLHRMSGNDVKEAWSKTFKQVAAAAIPLAAGLALVQIMLNVGTTVDGTNYSMIKLMAKFFADISGQAYVAVAPLVGILGAFFSGSNTVSNMLFSGLQYETATLVGLKTEVIVALQNVGGAIGNMVCINNIVAVCATVGLLGKGEARCLTYNIAPAVFYAIIAVIIGVILL, from the coding sequence ATGCATACCTTGCTAGCCTTTTTACCTATTATCGTCATTTTGGTTATGATGATAGGGTTTAAACTTAGTTCTAAGCTCTCGCTTAGTGTTGCCATGTTTTTAGCGATTGGTATAGCTCTGTCTGCGTTTAGTGTAAATGCCGATGGCACCAGCGTTTTGGCGTATGTGCTTTTGGGCTTTATGAAGGCGTTTGATATCTTAGTCATCATTTTTGGTGCTATTTTGATATTAAACACTATGAAATACTCAGGCGCTATGCAATCAATCAACAACGGCTTTACCAAAATTTCAACCGACCGCCGTGTTCAAGTGTTGATTATCGGTTGGGCATTTGGTGCTTTTATCGAGGGTGCGGCTGGTTTTGGAACACCTGCTGCTTTGGCTGCTCCACTTCTTGTTGGTCTTGGTTTCCCAGCTCTTAGTGCAGCTCTTGCATGTCTTGTGCTAAACAGCTCACCTGTTAGCTACGGTGCGGTTGGAACTCCAACATTTGGTGTTAAAACTACCGTTCAAAGTCTTGTAGAAGGAAGCGGTGGAAATATAGAACCGTATATAACTACCGTTAGCACAAATACTGCTATCATCCACTCAGTAGGCGCTATTTTTATTCCTTTTATCGTTGTTATGATAATGGTAAAACTATTCGGTAAAAACAGAAGCTTCAAAGACGCTCTTCCTGCATTGCCGTTTGCTATGCTTGCCTCAGTTAGCTTCATCGTTCCTTATTTGATAGGCGCAAAATTCTTGGGTATTGAGTTACCATCACTTCTTGCTGGTCTTATATCTCTTGGTATCCTTATCGCATCTGCAAAAGCTGGATTTATGACTCCAAAAGAGAACTGGGATTTCGTTCCTCGCGCACAATGGCAAGAATTTTGGATAGGTTCAACTCAGGCTTCTGAAAATGCACCTAAACAAGAAGAGAGTAGCAAAAAAGAGATGCCATTGTTTATGGCTTGGTTACCATACATCCTTATTTCATTTATACTAGTTGTTACTCGTATTCCTGCAATCGGATTAAAACCAATTCTACAAAGCTGGAAAATAAATCTATTTACTGCTCCTGATAACTTGATGTTTGGTGTCCCTGGCACTGCATATAGCTTCAACTACGGCTATTTACCAGGTATTATTCCATTTATTTTGGTTGCTATCCTTACTATATTCTTGCACAGAATGAGTGGCAATGATGTAAAAGAGGCTTGGAGCAAAACTTTCAAACAAGTTGCAGCAGCGGCAATTCCACTAGCAGCTGGTTTGGCTTTGGTTCAAATCATGTTAAATGTCGGCACAACAGTTGATGGAACTAACTACTCTATGATTAAACTTATGGCTAAGTTCTTTGCCGATATTTCAGGGCAAGCTTATGTTGCTGTTGCGCCACTAGTTGGTATTCTTGGAGCATTTTTCTCTGGTTCAAACACAGTATCAAATATGCTCTTCTCAGGTCTTCAATACGAAACAGCTACGCTTGTTGGCTTAAAAACCGAGGTTATTGTTGCACTCCAAAATGTTGGTGGTGCTATCGGTAACATGGTTTGTATCAACAATATCGTTGCTGTGTGTGCGACTGTTGGCTTGCTAGGTAAGGGTGAGGCTAGATGTCTTACTTACAATATAGCCCCAGCAGTATTTTATGCAATAATAGCCGTTATAATCGGTGTGATATTGCTATAA
- the rpmA gene encoding 50S ribosomal protein L27: protein MAHKKGQGSTQNNRDSIGRRLGVKKFGGEFVRAGNIIIRQRGTATHPGSNVGLGNDHTIFALIDGVVKFERKDKNRKQVSVYPVA, encoded by the coding sequence ATGGCACACAAAAAAGGTCAAGGTTCAACCCAAAATAACCGTGATAGTATCGGACGCCGCTTAGGTGTGAAAAAATTCGGTGGCGAGTTTGTTAGAGCTGGCAATATCATCATCCGCCAAAGAGGCACTGCAACTCACCCAGGTAGCAATGTAGGTCTTGGCAACGATCACACAATCTTCGCTCTAATCGACGGCGTAGTAAAATTCGAGCGCAAAGACAAAAATCGCAAACAAGTATCAGTTTATCCTGTTGCGTAA
- a CDS encoding HAD family hydrolase, translated as MIDSTSAILEGFAYAFSKMGEACPDDEAIKKLIGYPLDEIFAGLGVVGDTSEYVRLYKEKYVKIYLDQTTLLQSAYEAVEFGAKFANLGVVTTKTSKFSKLLLDKLGVGEFFSVIIGREDVERVKPHAEPIINAMKGLGLPVDKSVFMVGDTKLDALAASNAGARSVGVMCGYGDEAQLRKHCEFVCENAYAAVSLIKQNL; from the coding sequence TTGATAGATTCGACCTCTGCGATTTTGGAGGGTTTTGCTTATGCTTTTTCTAAAATGGGCGAGGCTTGCCCAGATGATGAAGCGATCAAAAAACTAATCGGCTATCCACTCGATGAAATTTTCGCTGGACTTGGCGTAGTGGGCGATACGAGCGAATATGTAAGGCTCTATAAAGAAAAATATGTCAAAATTTATCTAGATCAAACCACGCTTTTGCAGAGTGCTTACGAAGCTGTGGAATTTGGTGCTAAATTTGCAAATTTAGGCGTGGTTACCACGAAAACATCGAAATTCTCTAAACTCTTGCTAGACAAACTTGGCGTTGGCGAGTTTTTCAGCGTGATAATCGGCAGAGAAGATGTAGAGCGTGTCAAACCGCACGCCGAGCCTATTATAAACGCGATGAAGGGATTAGGCTTGCCTGTGGATAAGAGCGTTTTTATGGTGGGCGATACGAAGCTCGACGCACTAGCTGCGAGCAACGCCGGAGCGCGTAGCGTGGGTGTAATGTGTGGGTATGGCGATGAGGCACAGCTTAGAAAGCACTGCGAGTTTGTCTGCGAAAACGCTTACGCGGCAGTGAGTTTAATCAAACAAAATTTATAA
- a CDS encoding (Fe-S)-binding protein, which yields MNKVYFFATCLGNAVFTDTALNAVKLLRREGVEVIFKKDQTCCGQPSYNTGYFEDTKKIALHNINLFSENYPVIVPSGSCAGMMKHDYVELFKGTEYEGKVKEFSSKVYDLCEYLDKVLHVKYEDKGEKVKITWHSNCHALRVQKSIQNAKNLLAQFKNVELIELEREEECCGFGGTFAVKEPEISNAMVQQKIKFIEESGADYIVSGDGGCLMNIAGTMKKNGSRVKGIHLYDFIIKRIEGAAL from the coding sequence GTGAATAAGGTTTATTTTTTTGCAACCTGTCTTGGCAACGCGGTTTTTACCGATACCGCTTTAAATGCAGTTAAGCTTTTAAGAAGAGAGGGTGTAGAGGTTATTTTCAAAAAAGATCAAACTTGCTGTGGCCAGCCAAGCTACAATACAGGTTATTTCGAAGACACTAAAAAAATAGCCCTACACAATATCAATCTTTTTAGCGAAAATTATCCTGTTATCGTTCCATCTGGTTCGTGTGCCGGTATGATGAAGCACGATTATGTCGAGCTTTTCAAAGGCACAGAATACGAAGGAAAAGTCAAAGAATTTAGTTCTAAGGTTTATGATTTGTGCGAGTATTTAGACAAGGTTTTGCATGTCAAATACGAAGACAAAGGCGAAAAAGTAAAAATCACTTGGCACTCGAACTGCCACGCTTTGCGCGTCCAAAAATCAATCCAAAACGCTAAAAATTTGCTAGCTCAATTCAAAAATGTAGAATTAATCGAGCTTGAAAGAGAAGAGGAGTGTTGCGGATTTGGCGGAACTTTCGCTGTAAAAGAGCCTGAAATTTCTAACGCTATGGTTCAACAAAAGATTAAATTCATAGAAGAAAGCGGAGCTGATTATATCGTTTCAGGTGATGGCGGCTGTTTGATGAATATCGCAGGAACTATGAAAAAAAATGGTTCAAGAGTAAAAGGTATTCATCTATATGATTTCATAATCAAAAGAATTGAAGGAGCAGCGCTATGA
- the fmt gene encoding methionyl-tRNA formyltransferase, protein MKIVFMGTPEYATTILRALAAKFEIVGIFCQPDRPVGRKQILTPPSAKIWAQENLKSVPIFQPNRLREGDNERIIRELAPDFIVVAAYGQILPKGILEIAPCINLHASILPKFRGASPIQSAILAGEAQTGVTAMLMDEGLDTGDMLGFARTSCEGKMASELFSELGELAAGLIVKVLQNFAQISPIKQNSALASHCKKILKSDGLVDFNESASEIYNKFRALTPWPGIYTASGLKILNLELAQDFKDKEFDKFGQILSIQKDGFCLSCKRGAIKITALQEPSKKPISASDFINGKRLGVGEFLCR, encoded by the coding sequence ATGAAAATAGTTTTTATGGGCACGCCAGAGTATGCGACGACGATTTTAAGGGCATTGGCGGCTAAATTTGAGATTGTGGGGATATTTTGTCAGCCAGATCGCCCTGTGGGTAGAAAACAAATTTTAACCCCGCCAAGCGCGAAAATCTGGGCGCAGGAAAATTTGAAAAGCGTGCCGATTTTTCAGCCAAATAGATTGCGTGAGGGTGATAATGAGCGCATTATCAGGGAGCTTGCGCCCGATTTTATCGTCGTGGCAGCGTATGGTCAAATTTTGCCAAAAGGGATTTTAGAGATTGCGCCGTGTATAAATTTGCACGCTTCTATTTTGCCAAAATTCCGTGGCGCTAGCCCTATCCAAAGCGCGATTTTAGCGGGTGAAGCGCAAACTGGCGTAACGGCAATGCTCATGGACGAGGGGTTAGATACTGGCGATATGCTGGGTTTTGCCCGCACTTCGTGCGAGGGCAAAATGGCTAGCGAGCTTTTTAGTGAGCTTGGAGAGCTAGCGGCGGGGCTGATTGTCAAAGTTTTACAAAATTTTGCCCAAATTTCGCCGATTAAACAAAATTCCGCCCTTGCTTCGCATTGCAAAAAAATCCTTAAATCTGACGGCCTTGTGGATTTTAATGAGAGTGCAAGCGAGATTTATAATAAATTTCGCGCCCTAACTCCGTGGCCTGGAATTTACACTGCCTCGGGGCTTAAAATTTTAAATTTAGAGTTAGCACAGGATTTCAAAGACAAAGAATTTGATAAATTTGGCCAAATTTTAAGTATCCAAAAAGACGGATTTTGCCTTTCTTGCAAAAGAGGCGCGATTAAAATCACAGCCTTGCAAGAACCAAGCAAAAAGCCCATAAGTGCGAGTGATTTTATAAATGGCAAACGCCTGGGCGTGGGCGAGTTTTTATGCAGATAG
- the obgE gene encoding GTPase ObgE — MFIDSAKFSVTSGKGGAGCVSFRREKFVILGGPDGGDGGAGGDVFFKVDKNSHTLSFYKGKRAFKAQNGAPGEGRKKTGKSGEDLYLIVPPGTAVYDDDSGELLLDLTIDGQTELFLKGGKGGLGNVHFKNSVNQRPEYAQPGLPGEAKNVRLELKLIADVGLVGFPNVGKSTLISVVSNAKPEIANYEFTTITPKLGMVSVDEFSNFVIADIPGIIEGASDGKGLGLKFLRHIERTKILLFMLDLANYRSLGEQYRALRAELEKFSPDLAKRAFAIALTKFDACENFEEKCDEFLREFGFEKRQDYEMFGKLDESKPAFVMGISSVAGAGINELKFELFKLVKKEEK, encoded by the coding sequence ATGTTTATAGATAGTGCAAAATTTAGTGTAACTTCCGGCAAGGGCGGAGCAGGGTGCGTAAGTTTCAGACGCGAAAAATTTGTCATTTTAGGCGGACCTGACGGCGGAGACGGCGGAGCAGGTGGCGATGTATTTTTTAAAGTAGATAAAAACTCTCACACTCTTTCATTTTATAAAGGCAAACGCGCTTTCAAAGCCCAAAATGGCGCGCCTGGCGAGGGTCGCAAGAAAACCGGCAAAAGTGGTGAAGATCTATATCTCATAGTGCCGCCTGGAACGGCGGTGTATGACGATGATAGTGGCGAGCTTTTGCTTGATTTGACGATTGACGGGCAAACGGAGCTGTTTTTAAAGGGCGGCAAAGGGGGCCTTGGAAATGTGCATTTCAAAAACTCCGTAAATCAGCGCCCAGAATACGCCCAACCAGGGCTTCCTGGCGAGGCTAAAAATGTGCGATTAGAGCTAAAACTCATCGCAGATGTCGGACTTGTAGGCTTCCCAAATGTCGGCAAATCCACGCTAATCTCTGTCGTTTCAAACGCCAAACCCGAAATCGCAAACTACGAATTCACCACAATCACGCCAAAGCTTGGCATGGTTAGCGTAGATGAGTTTAGCAATTTCGTCATCGCTGATATCCCTGGTATCATCGAGGGGGCGAGCGACGGCAAGGGGCTTGGGCTAAAATTTTTGCGCCATATTGAGAGAACTAAAATTTTGCTTTTTATGCTTGATCTTGCAAATTATCGAAGCCTAGGCGAGCAATACCGCGCACTTCGCGCCGAGCTTGAAAAATTCTCGCCAGATCTCGCAAAGCGCGCCTTTGCGATTGCGCTTACGAAATTTGACGCATGCGAAAATTTTGAGGAAAAATGCGATGAATTTTTGCGCGAATTTGGTTTTGAAAAAAGACAAGATTACGAAATGTTTGGCAAGCTCGACGAGAGCAAACCAGCCTTTGTTATGGGGATTTCGAGCGTTGCGGGCGCAGGTATAAACGAACTAAAATTTGAGCTATTTAAACTTGTGAAAAAAGAGGAAAAATGA
- a CDS encoding biotin--[acetyl-CoA-carboxylase] ligase — translation MQIEFAGILPSTQSELIERLKNGSIRAPFCLVAQAQSSGLGSRGNSWESQSGNLAFSFCVEISDLPSDVPLQSCSIYFAMIMQEFLSSLGSEIWLKWPNDFYINDRKIGGILTNKIKNILVCGIGINLVSAPEFAGILDIKITPKDAVEGFLNLYKNKISWKQIFSKFSLQFRLSQNFCAHIEGEKVPLSQARLCDDGAIIINKKRIYSLR, via the coding sequence ATGCAGATAGAATTTGCTGGGATTTTGCCCTCGACGCAAAGCGAATTAATCGAAAGATTGAAAAACGGAAGCATTCGCGCGCCATTTTGTTTAGTGGCGCAGGCGCAAAGTAGCGGTCTGGGCTCGCGCGGAAATAGCTGGGAGAGCCAGAGTGGAAATTTGGCGTTTTCGTTTTGCGTGGAGATTAGCGATTTGCCAAGCGATGTGCCACTTCAATCGTGCAGCATTTATTTTGCGATGATTATGCAAGAATTTCTTTCTTCTCTTGGTTCTGAAATTTGGCTTAAATGGCCAAACGATTTTTACATAAATGATCGCAAAATTGGCGGAATTTTGACAAATAAAATAAAAAATATCCTAGTTTGTGGCATAGGTATAAACCTAGTTAGCGCGCCCGAATTTGCGGGTATATTAGACATAAAAATCACTCCAAAAGACGCTGTGGAGGGGTTTTTAAATTTATACAAAAATAAAATCTCGTGGAAGCAAATTTTTAGTAAATTTTCGTTACAATTTCGCCTGTCTCAAAATTTTTGCGCTCATATCGAGGGCGAAAAGGTCCCACTCTCGCAAGCGAGGCTTTGCGACGACGGGGCGATAATAATAAATAAAAAGAGGATTTATAGTTTAAGATGA
- a CDS encoding ParA family protein has protein sequence MSEIITIANQKGGVGKTTTAINLSASLAMKKKRVLLIDVDPQANATTGLGFNRSDFEFNIYHVLTGRKKLSEVIQKTQMEYMDLAPSNIGLVGIERESADEADFKLILKNKIEEIKDIYDYIIIDSPPTLGSITVNALAASNSVIIPIQCEFYALEGVALVLNTIKIVKQTINKNLQIRGFLPTMYSAQNNLAKETVANLQEYFGEKLFYIGKDKNLVVIPRNVKLAESPSFGKPVILYDKKSAGSLAYQDLAKAVMEKR, from the coding sequence ATGAGCGAGATAATAACGATTGCAAACCAAAAAGGCGGTGTAGGTAAGACAACCACAGCGATAAATTTAAGCGCGTCGCTTGCGATGAAAAAAAAGCGAGTGCTTCTAATCGATGTCGATCCTCAGGCAAACGCCACGACTGGGCTTGGCTTTAACAGAAGCGATTTTGAGTTTAATATCTACCATGTCCTAACTGGTCGCAAAAAACTCTCCGAAGTCATACAAAAAACACAAATGGAGTATATGGATCTAGCCCCTTCAAATATCGGTTTGGTAGGTATCGAGCGCGAAAGTGCTGACGAGGCTGATTTCAAACTAATCCTAAAAAACAAAATCGAAGAGATAAAAGATATATATGATTATATCATTATTGATTCACCGCCTACGCTTGGCAGTATCACGGTAAATGCCCTAGCAGCTAGCAATAGCGTGATAATCCCGATTCAGTGCGAATTTTACGCATTAGAGGGTGTCGCACTCGTGCTAAATACCATAAAAATCGTCAAACAAACCATAAATAAAAATTTGCAAATCAGGGGCTTTTTGCCGACAATGTATTCTGCGCAAAACAACCTTGCCAAGGAAACCGTGGCGAATTTGCAAGAGTATTTTGGCGAAAAGCTATTTTACATCGGCAAGGACAAAAATCTTGTCGTAATCCCACGCAATGTAAAACTCGCCGAAAGCCCAAGCTTTGGCAAACCGGTAATTTTATATGATAAAAAATCGGCTGGTTCGCTAGCGTATCAGGATTTAGCAAAAGCAGTAATGGAGAAAAGATGA
- the rplU gene encoding 50S ribosomal protein L21 has protein sequence MYAIIKHGGKQYRVEEGNYLNLDHFAAEPKSKVELSEVLALNDGELKVGAPFVKGAKVVLEVVTEGKDKKVVIYKKRRRKDSKLKRGFRRQYTRVKVVAINA, from the coding sequence ATGTATGCAATCATCAAACACGGCGGCAAGCAATATAGAGTAGAGGAGGGAAACTACCTAAATCTAGATCATTTTGCAGCAGAGCCAAAAAGTAAAGTCGAACTTAGCGAAGTTTTAGCGCTAAATGACGGCGAGTTAAAGGTAGGTGCGCCATTTGTTAAGGGTGCAAAGGTGGTTTTAGAGGTCGTTACAGAGGGTAAAGACAAAAAAGTCGTAATCTACAAAAAACGCAGAAGAAAAGACTCAAAATTAAAACGCGGTTTCAGACGCCAATACACTCGCGTCAAAGTTGTCGCAATCAACGCATAA
- the rpsI gene encoding 30S ribosomal protein S9 — protein MATIYATGKRKTAVAKVWLKPGSGKMVVNGMDLNTWLGGHEAIKLKVIQPLLVTKQETSMDITAQTLGGGYSAQAEALRHGISRALAAMDKDFRAALKPKGLLTRDSRSVERKKFGRRKARRSPQFSKR, from the coding sequence ATGGCAACAATTTACGCAACAGGCAAAAGAAAAACAGCCGTAGCTAAGGTATGGTTAAAACCAGGTAGCGGTAAAATGGTTGTAAATGGTATGGACCTAAATACTTGGCTTGGCGGTCACGAAGCTATTAAATTAAAGGTTATTCAACCGCTTTTAGTTACAAAACAAGAGACATCTATGGATATCACTGCTCAAACACTAGGCGGTGGCTATTCAGCTCAGGCAGAGGCATTGCGCCACGGTATTTCACGCGCACTAGCAGCTATGGATAAGGATTTTAGAGCAGCTCTAAAACCAAAAGGTCTTTTAACTCGCGATTCTCGCTCAGTAGAAAGAAAGAAATTTGGTCGCAGAAAAGCGCGCAGAAGCCCACAATTCTCAAAAAGATAA
- a CDS encoding OmpA family protein, giving the protein MKKVLLALSLCASSALLATDADYHWEITPTIGGMTHEGNMDLDSNFMAGLRLAKNLQDSFIDQIELGFDYSRDIGLEDLAHRNGGKEPNAKYYHINLVKDLVNFTDNFKLYGLTGVGYMDYSKDVYNDGDQDSGFWQYGLGMKYYITRNFATKLEARDAIRFEDGNHVLFYTLGFAVDFGKRFADAATGCVDSDNDGVCDDMDRCPGTAAGVVVDEYGCEKVIRLNLGVNFATDSSKISDEYMSEIKNVSDYLNEHSDYSVILEGHTDSTGSDAYNQKLSERRAAAVAGALQNFGVDAARISSVGYGESQPIATNATKEGRAQNRRVDAKFRK; this is encoded by the coding sequence ATGAAAAAAGTTTTACTTGCACTAAGCTTGTGTGCATCAAGTGCACTACTTGCAACAGATGCGGATTATCACTGGGAGATTACTCCTACAATCGGTGGCATGACTCACGAAGGTAACATGGATTTGGATTCAAATTTCATGGCAGGTCTTCGCCTAGCTAAAAACCTTCAAGATTCATTTATCGATCAAATCGAGTTAGGTTTTGACTATTCTCGCGATATCGGTTTAGAGGACCTTGCTCACAGAAATGGTGGCAAAGAGCCAAACGCTAAATACTACCACATCAATTTGGTAAAAGATTTAGTAAATTTCACTGACAACTTCAAACTATATGGCTTAACTGGTGTTGGTTATATGGATTATAGCAAAGATGTATATAATGACGGCGACCAAGACAGCGGTTTCTGGCAATATGGTCTAGGTATGAAATACTACATCACAAGAAACTTCGCTACAAAACTTGAAGCAAGAGACGCTATCAGATTCGAAGACGGCAACCATGTTCTATTCTATACACTTGGCTTCGCTGTTGATTTCGGTAAAAGATTTGCAGACGCTGCAACTGGCTGCGTAGATTCAGACAATGACGGCGTATGCGATGATATGGATAGATGCCCAGGCACAGCTGCTGGTGTAGTTGTAGATGAATACGGCTGCGAAAAAGTAATCAGACTAAACCTAGGCGTAAATTTCGCTACTGATAGCTCAAAAATTTCAGATGAATACATGAGCGAAATCAAAAATGTAAGCGACTACCTAAATGAGCACTCAGATTACAGCGTAATCCTAGAAGGCCACACAGATAGCACTGGTTCAGACGCTTACAACCAAAAACTATCTGAGAGAAGAGCAGCTGCTGTTGCTGGCGCATTGCAAAACTTCGGCGTTGATGCTGCTAGAATTTCTAGCGTAGGCTATGGCGAGTCTCAACCAATCGCTACAAACGCTACAAAAGAAGGCCGCGCTCAAAACAGACGCGTTGATGCTAAATTTAGAAAATAA
- the rplM gene encoding 50S ribosomal protein L13 — MTEITKPSEVKRDWVVIDATDKRFGRMLTEVAVLLRGKHKPCYTPNVDCGDYVIIVNASKAVFTGANKGEDKLYHSYSGYFGSLKSVKFEDMLKNNPAKLYKLAVRGMLPKTKLGKAMIKKLFVYEGSEHPHTAQTTSKGK; from the coding sequence ATGACAGAAATTACAAAGCCTAGCGAAGTCAAACGCGACTGGGTTGTTATTGATGCAACTGACAAAAGATTCGGTAGAATGCTAACCGAAGTCGCAGTTTTATTGCGCGGCAAACACAAACCATGCTACACACCAAATGTTGATTGTGGCGATTATGTCATTATCGTAAATGCTTCAAAAGCAGTTTTTACAGGTGCAAACAAAGGCGAGGATAAGCTATATCATAGCTATTCAGGGTATTTTGGAAGTCTAAAAAGCGTTAAATTTGAGGATATGTTGAAAAACAATCCTGCTAAATTATACAAACTTGCAGTTCGCGGTATGCTTCCTAAAACAAAACTAGGTAAAGCAATGATTAAAAAGCTTTTCGTTTATGAGGGTAGCGAGCACCCACATACAGCGCAAACAACAAGTAAAGGAAAATAA
- a CDS encoding ParB/RepB/Spo0J family partition protein, with protein MSKVKKSVLGRGLGSILEDVEKAYTKELEDGQSENLVIEIDVDKISPNPYQPRLNFNEEALRELSESILRHGLIQPIVVIEKNGAYVLIAGERRLRATKLAGLAKIKAVVADLGSQNMRELALIENIQRENLNPIELAKSYRELIEEYKITQEELADIIKKSRTQITNTMRLLNLSAPLQDALRTEKISQGHAKVIVGLSEDEQILVLNTITGQKLSVRETEDLIKKLKSKENVKTANNHKEFQTFKPELMKLKEKLNKFGKISVKDKKILIEFSEISQISDFMKQIG; from the coding sequence ATGAGCAAGGTCAAAAAAAGTGTGCTAGGACGGGGTTTAGGCAGTATTTTAGAAGATGTCGAAAAGGCATATACAAAAGAGCTAGAAGATGGACAATCTGAAAATTTAGTCATCGAAATCGATGTGGATAAAATTTCGCCAAATCCATATCAACCAAGGCTAAATTTCAACGAAGAAGCACTTCGCGAACTAAGCGAGAGTATCCTTAGACACGGCCTTATCCAGCCAATCGTAGTCATCGAAAAAAATGGCGCCTATGTCCTAATCGCCGGCGAGAGAAGACTAAGAGCAACCAAGCTAGCAGGTCTAGCTAAAATCAAAGCCGTCGTAGCGGACCTTGGTTCGCAAAACATGCGCGAACTAGCCCTAATCGAAAATATCCAAAGGGAGAATTTAAACCCAATCGAGCTAGCCAAATCATACCGCGAACTAATCGAAGAGTATAAAATCACACAAGAAGAGTTAGCCGATATCATCAAAAAATCCCGCACGCAAATCACAAACACTATGCGTTTGCTAAATTTATCAGCCCCGCTCCAAGATGCTTTGCGCACGGAAAAAATCAGTCAAGGCCATGCCAAGGTCATCGTAGGTCTTAGCGAAGATGAGCAAATTTTGGTTTTAAATACAATCACTGGGCAAAAACTCAGCGTCAGAGAGACCGAGGATTTGATCAAAAAGCTAAAAAGCAAAGAAAATGTCAAAACTGCAAACAACCATAAAGAATTTCAAACCTTTAAGCCAGAACTTATGAAGCTGAAAGAAAAATTAAACAAATTTGGAAAAATCAGCGTGAAAGATAAGAAAATTCTTATAGAATTTAGCGAAATTTCACAAATTTCAGACTTTATGAAACAAATAGGTTAA
- a CDS encoding DUF411 domain-containing protein, translated as MNKILLSTALFGAFCANLHAGNFIEIYQGLTCECCHKWSAYLRENGFETKHIYLDDEAFIQKKYDEKVPLELASCHTALIDGYVVEGHVPAGEIRIILNQKPSDIVGIAVPAMPLESPGMEVGAEPEIYDVIAIKKDGTTKVVATYKGKEKIK; from the coding sequence ATGAATAAAATTTTACTCTCCACAGCGCTTTTTGGCGCATTTTGCGCGAATTTGCACGCTGGTAATTTCATCGAAATTTATCAGGGCCTAACCTGCGAGTGCTGCCACAAATGGTCGGCTTATCTGCGCGAAAATGGCTTTGAGACCAAACATATCTACTTGGACGATGAAGCTTTTATCCAAAAAAAATACGATGAAAAAGTCCCATTGGAGCTTGCTAGCTGCCACACTGCGCTGATTGATGGCTATGTCGTCGAAGGCCATGTCCCAGCAGGCGAAATCCGCATAATCCTAAATCAAAAACCAAGCGATATTGTAGGAATCGCAGTTCCTGCCATGCCATTAGAAAGCCCTGGTATGGAAGTGGGCGCCGAGCCTGAGATTTACGATGTCATCGCAATCAAAAAAGATGGCACCACAAAGGTCGTCGCCACATACAAAGGCAAGGAAAAAATCAAATAA